TCCACATTTTGGGAGAGGAATGAAATGATGAGATGTGGGTACCACCTGTGGGGAGCTCTGTGACCTCGGGTGGATGAGACCTGCCGGTAGGGGATGGCAGGGACGCATCTGTTCAGATGCGCAGGAGGCCCACTGAGGGCccctgggggtgggaggagagccactgggcagagtcaccaggaaAGGCTTCTAGAATGATTCTGGCTCTGGGAAGGGGGATAAGGAAGTTGAAGAATAGCAAACTCCAGGAGGCAACAACACTAGGAATATTTCTAGAATGGAGCATGGTTTGCTCAGAGGGTTGAATGCAGGGGTGTGACAATAAAACAGCATAATTAtgataaataatgctgctatcaATTTATGGAGTGGGAAATCAAGCTAGAGAGCCTGAGTTGGCCGCGTACAGAGCATGCAGGGCCTGTGGGAACCACTCATCAGCTTATCTGTCTGatatgttattaggtgccatcgagtcagttccaactaatagtgaccctatgtacaactgcgtggatcataacaaattatggataacatttcaaagaatgcgaattccagaaaacttaattgttctcatgaggaacctgtacatagatcaagaggctcttgttcgaacagaacaaggggatactgcgtggtttgaagtcaggaaaagtgtgtgtcagcattgtatcctttcaccatacttattcaatccgtatgctaagcaaataatctgagaagatagactatataaagaagaacagggcaccaggattggaggaagactcattaacaacctgcgttatgcagataacacaaccttgcttgctgaaaatgaagaggacttgaagaacttactaatgaagatcaaagactacagccttcagtatggactacacctcaacataaagaaaacaaaaatcctcacaactggaccaataagcaacatcttgataaacagagaaaagattgacgttgtcaaggatttcattttacttggatccacaatcaacaccatggaagccgcattcaagacatcaaatgatgtgttgcattgggcaaatctgatgcaaaagacctctttaaagtgttaaaaagcaaagatgtcaccttgaagactaaggtgcacctgacccaagccagggtgttttcagtcacttcatatgcatataaaagctgaacaaaaaataaggaaggccaaagaagaattgacacctttgaattatggtgttggtgaagaatattaaatataccatgcgctgccaaaagaataaacaaatctgtcttggaagaaatacagcttagaacaaggatggcaagactaactctcacaaactttggacactgtcttagtcatccagtgctgctataacagaaatactacaagtggatagttttaacaaagagaaattaattttctcacagtctagtaggctggaagtccatattcagggtgtcaactccaggggaagcctttctctgtcggctctggaggaaggttcttgtatcaatcttcccctgaactaggagattctctgagcaggaaccccaggtccaaaagatgcactctgctcccagcgctgctttcttggtggaatgaggtccccaactcttttcttgcttccctttcatctcttgtaaaatgaaaggtggtgcaggccacaccccagggaatctccctttatattggatcagggatgtgaccttagtaagggtgttacaatcccactctaatcctctttaacataaaattacaatcacataatggaggacaaccacacattactgggaatcatggcctaaccaagttgacacatattttggggggacacaattcaatccatgacattctaccctttggcccccaaaaattcatgtccttgctacatgtaagACACGTTTACCCCATCAAATAATACCAAAAGTATTAAATCAACTCTgagtctaaaatccaaaaattcctcttcatctgtgaaatctagaatacaagttatctgcagaacaggcacaagctgaCATTTCcgttacaaataggagaaattggaggaaaagaaaacataacaggcaccaagcaagtcagcagaacacattacattagccctcaaggctttgaaaataatcctgttctctgagaccatttacccaagagccctgccctccagactccaggtactggtcacactctctggattctgagtggaggccccttggccctgggcttcagctccaccttccaggcccactggcacAGCAagtctgctcccttggctttagacacatcattctcctagtccatctaagtggcaactccacccttagaaacaccaaagGCCAtggatccaccctttgaaacccctgaggttgtgaccataccttttgagactgaggcagctcaggcttcttctgttccttgtctctttagcttctgttctttgtctctttagcTCCTGGTATTGGCCCCTCAGCTCTGGGGCCTCATGTCTGCGTCTGCCCAGCTGGGGCAACTATTTCAAAGCTCAGTAACTCTgtcaataagtgcctggaggcagcccattccaccaggaagcctcctgtgaaCAGGCACTCagatttcttgctctgtgggttggcaagtcTAGTTCCACCAAtaagtaagtgcccagaggcaccccactccaccaggaagcctcctgtgcacaggcactcagatttcttgctctgtgggttggcaagtcTAGTTCCACCAAtaagtaagtgcccagaggcaccccactccaccaggaagcctcctgtgcacaggcactcaggtctctcgctccatgggtcagctctagCACCATctcacgctggtctcctggttctgctgctgcttattttctgctgctgccacttctctgcaaGTTCTCTGCTTCTTCGGGTCCTCTGCCATTGCCACAACTGTACCCattttcagtttcaaaactgcttccaaattttaggtatctgttagagcagcaccccactgtctcggtaccaaattctgtctcagtcatctagtgatgctataacagaaataccacaagtggatggctttaacaaagagaaatttattctctcacagtctacccTACCTAtcctacccattgccgttgaataaattccgacttatagcaaccctatagtaggctagaagtccaaattcagggcgtcagctccaggggacggctttttctctctgtcagctctggagaaaggtctttcacgtcaatcttcccctggagtaggaCTTTCTCTgttcaggaaccctgggtctaaaggacgcactctgctaccggtgcttctttcttggtggtatgaggtccccagctctcagcttcctttcctctccttttatcttttggaagataaaaggtggtgcaggctacaccctagggaaactccctttacactggatcagggaggtggcctgagtaagggtggtgttacaatcccaccctaatcctctcaacataaccttacaattacaaaatggaggacaaccacacaacactaggaatcatggcctaaccaagatgatatacacatttttggggggacacaattcaatccatgacagacatgttaccaggagggacaagtccctggagaaggatatcacgcttggtaaagtggcgggtcagcgaaaaagaggatgacccttcacgagatggattgacacagtggctgcaacaacgggctcaagcataacaaagtttataatgatggcacaagaccgggcagtgttttgttctgttgtacgtagggtcactatgagtctgaactgactcgatagcatctaacaacatgtacaacggaaggaaacactgccgggtcctgtgccatgctcacaatggttgttatgcatgagcccattgttgcagcccctgtgtcgaTCCCTCTTGTGGAGGGCCctcctccttttcgctgaccctctactttaccaagcatgacgtccttcttcaggcactggtccctccggaTTGCTATTTTGCAAAAATCACTCTGGCTGGGAGAGGCTGACTACAAGGAGGTCGAAATTGTGGGGAGAGAAGTGGGCAGGTGAGGGATGCAGGGAGGTAGAGCCCTAGGACCTAGTTCCTGGGGCGGGCCAGGTGGCAGTAGGGGGAGGGGGCGAGGCATCAGTAACGTGGGCCCCGCCCACTGCCCGGGAGAGAGGTTGGAGCTTGGCTAGGAGCATCCAGCCTCCACCCATGTCCCTCCCCCGCCGTTCCCAGGTCGGCCCCGGGCCCGGCCCAGCTCTGGCTGACTCAGGAAGGGGCAGCTCGGGGCTCGACTGCTCCCCCTGCACCCGTCACTCTCGCGAAGCTCAACAAAGGTGGGTTCCCCCCACCGGTCCCCGCACCTTAGGGCGCAGGGAAGCTTCGGCCTGTGTCCCCGTGGGCCGAGGGAACTGGGGTCGCCCGCGCTGACCACTCTGTACCCCATGGGGGTGGCCACGGGGACCCGAGATTCTCAGGCGAGCGGCTACTACGCCTCCGGCGGCGCCTCGGAAAACTGCAGCGGTGCCCTCGCCCCACGCGCGCCTGCGCAGTGCGACGCGCAAGGAGCCAGCGTGCCACGACGTACCCGCAGGGCAGAGACTGTCTCTTGCGGGTCGACGCAGCGCACGGCCTCGGTGCCCACTCCCCAGGGAGATGCCCTTGAGGACTAGGGTTCGGATTGGGTGGTCGCGCTGGGCCTCCTACCAGGACTGTGTATGGGAACGGGTGTGTAGTGGTGGCCTCGGACTGGCTTGGCGGTGCCCTTCGCCAACCCCTCCGGACGCCCCCTCCTAGCCACCCTGCCCACGCGCATGGTCAGGACCTGCCCCCGGCCGCACTCGCATCAGGGTCATGGCTGCCACTCGTGTCACTTATAACCAGGGGAAGGGAAAGCCGCGACTGAGCTGAAGTCCAAAGCATCGTAACTTCACCCATCCATTTTGCAGACGTTTATGTGTGCTGCCCTGGGGATCCTGCTGGGATCGAAGGCGTCCCAGATACATTTCTTCTTTCTCCACCCACCGTAGCCCGGGTGCCCACCCTGCCTGCCCGTATCCCCGACCCTCCCAGAGGCTCCACCTGGCAAGGAAGGAGACACAGGTAGGGAAGGGGAGCCCGGCCCTCAAAGCGTTGTTTCTCGAGGGGCCACTATCGGGAGGTTGTGATGTAACCCAGCACTGGGGCCACTATCGGGAGGTTGTGGTGTAACCCAGCAGGATAGGGGCGCAGGGTGATTTATGATTCCACATGAAACACTCTAGGaactagaaatgccatcccccTGCTCCAGCAGCCTCTGCAGACAGGGTCTATGCATGGCCTTCCACCAGCGCAAGGAGGCCTCGGGGTGGGGctcaccctgctctccccaccccTGGGGGGTCACTGCTTGCCAGCCCCACTGAATCTTCCTGGCCCACCCCCATCCAATTAACGTGGATATGCAAATAAGTGAGGGGTATCTGGAGTGCAGGGACCCAGTCACTGCCCCTGTAGCTCTCACATCCCAAGCACCCTCCTAGCCAACTGTCTGTGCTCCAGCAGAAAAGGTCCTTTATCCCACCCTGCTACAGGTCCAAGCCCAGGGAAGTGACCCTAAACACCTGGCCCAGTTTGCAGGAGGAAGCTCCTGTTCTTGAGCCCTGGTGTCCACTCAGGGACTGCTGGCCCAGGACTCAGAGTTCAGGGTGCTGTGAGAGGGGAGAAGAGCCTGGTCACTGCCCCAAGCACAAGCAATGTGCCTGCTGCCCCCAAATTGTTGTTCGGTgtcatcaggttggttctgacttctgctgaccccatgtgttacagagtagaactgccccacaaggtattcttggctgtaatctttaccgaagcagatcaccaggtctttttccctcaggccactggatgggtttcaaCTACCATGTCTGGTCTCAGAGGTGGCCAAGGCCTTCCCAGAGCTGGTATTTCTCATTTTGGGTGAAGAGCGGAGAAGGGCAGGTGTAGGTAGAGGAGCACCATGCAGtcccaccaggccttccctcaccATCCAACACCTCTTGGCCTGAGCTGGGCCCTGCTCAGCAGCCCATGATGGCAAGGAGCAGCTCCTCCCCATTCTCCCAGCTATGTGGCCTCAGGCAGGTCATTCCACCTCTCTGGGCCACCCTTTCCTGCCTGCAGAAGTACCTGCCGTTCAGGTTACCGTGAGACTCATCATGTGGGTGACTGTGAAGATGTCCCCTGCACCCACACACTAATGCTCACTCCCCACTCACCTGCAGGGCTGCCTCTGGGCAAAGCTGGGCTGGGGCAGTCCCTGAGGACCCATCAGACCCTCCATGTCTAGGGCAGCGCAGAGCCAGGCTCCACTTGAGCAGTGACCAGCTTGGGATCTAGAGGGGTCCACGTAGGAGGAAGACAGAGAACAGGCGAGCTGGAATCAGGGGATGATTCCAGCTGGCCCCTAGCAGGGCAGAGATGGATACATCTTCCAAATGAGGAGGGCAGCCCAGCGCATACAGAAGCCCCTCCTGAAAGGGACTCCTCAGCCAGGGCCACCTCACTGCTTTTTGTTAATGCTGACCCCTCCCAACCCCCGCCTGCCCTCTCACCTGGACCAACCTGCTGATATCTTAGAACACTGGTCAACTGTCTGTCTCCCTAGGGAGGACATaagcccctccagacaggaccttGCCTGTCTTGCTCATGGCCGCATCCCCAGCACTGAGCACAGGACTGCATGGACCATGGACTCAATAGATAATTGAACAAATGAAATAACTGTGCCTGCTGTGTGTATCCTGACATCTGTGACATCAATAGGCGGTAGGCCTGGGCATCCTTAGTTTAATGATTTCCACCTGCTGGCTCCAGAGAGGATTCAAGAGGGTGGGGGGCTCCAGCATCTCCCACTGCCTGGATGGCAAGAGCTCTGGAGCACACATGTTAAGGCACAGCCTGGGAAGGGACTTTGCGGACATGGACTGTAGGATGGGACCTCGACGGCTCGCCTGGAGCTCTTCGGAGGTCATGGAGCAACAGCTGCCTTCCCAAGCTGGGCGAGGCAGCTGTATCTGCATAGACTGTGACCTGGGGCTCAGGGGTTTGCCTCTCATAGACAGGTCAGGGGCTATGCCATCAACCAGCTCCCCCAGTGGGTCACAAGCCATCAGTGCCCTGGTGGTCCTGGAAGGGTTTAACCAGAGCCAATCATGCAGTGACCAGGCTGGAACAGCTGGCTGGGACAGCCTCCACTTGCCCTGTatctctctcacagtttagggggttaGCATGGGCTTTGGTGAGTGTCAGAGCCCCTCTGGGAATTGGGCCCCACAGGGGTGAGTGCAGACAGGAAGGGAGAGGCAGCCAGGCTGAGAAAAGAAGCTGGGGGTTTGATGTCATTCAAGACCCACGAAGCCAAGAGTCCCAGCCTTGAGATTCTAAGGCCAAGATGAGACAACTGCTTGGCCCCTCGGCCCCATCCTGGCAAAGAGGGGTATGGGCGAACAAGAAACACCTACTTGTGCTTCTGCTGTTCCAGCCCCCGCCCCACCTTATCCCACCTTCCCCCGCTGAATGTCAGTGGGCTCTAATTCCAAGGAGAGGTGACCACAGTGTGGTGGATGTGTGTGGCCACTTGGGAGGTGTGGGCTGCCTCCTTACTTCCCCTGGGAGGCAGAAGCTTCTTTGcctgaaagaaaggagagaggggagagaaacaACTTCAGGCACCTTTCCCTAGACTGGTGCGCCCCACAATCCACCGGCCGGGGAGCTGGAGGGACGCAGATGCCAAATGTGGGGAGGTCTGTGTGCCCCCACTGTGTCCCCTGAAGCCTGCAGGAGAAGCAGGAGTCTCTTCTTCTTTCACACAGACCAATAACAACAAATGGCTGAAAGTATGACTGTGTGTGAGGCCCTTACAGACACCCCCACTTAACCCCCACAACGAGGGCAGCAGGGAGGTGCTGTGAGCAActgcattttacagaggaggaaactgtgTTGGGATCAGTGCAACAAAGCCTGGGGAGGGGTCCCCAGAAAGACAGGCCTGTAGGTGAAGGGTGGAGATTTGGAAGGGTTTATGTgatgagaaaggagccctggtggtacagtggctaagtgcctagctcctaaccaaaaagtcagtggttggaatccaccagctgctccataggagaaagttggggcagtctgcttccataaagatgaccaccttggaaaccccatggggcagttctactctgttctatagggttgctatgagtgggaactgactcaacggcagtgggtttagattTTTTATGTGATGGGAGCCCCACACCAGAGATCAGGATGTCTCAGCTGAGCTCAGAGAGAACACAGAAATGAAACACAGCTCCCCAGACACCAACAAGCCACAGTAAGCACAGCACCAACCAGAGCATGTGGTTACTGAGCATTTACAATGTGCCTGGCCTGTGCCTGGCTTTGATTGCCTTTGTCCTTGACAGCCCTGTGATGCAGGTGCTCCTCCCATGCCACTTGGCAAGGAGGAAGCAGGCACAGAGAAGGTGAGAAGCAAGTCTGAGCCTGCAGCCagaccctcagcctctgcccacccAGCTGCAGGGAAAGGCCAGATCTCCAGAAAGGTCCTTCGCCATACCAGCCCTTGGGTGCCCCTTCTGGGCCACCTGTGATCAAGCAGGCAGAGGAGGCAGGACGTCAATCCCCTCATCCCGGCTCTGCTGCCATCTCTTGGGGTGACCCTGGGCAGTGTGATGTGGTCATTGTACATGAACAAAGAACAAATGATGTGCTCTCTGACCTTGGACCCCCAAAACATTCAGCAGGCCTGTTGCCCTGATACACACTCACCTTTAGGGATGAACTTCAATGAGCTGCTAAATATTCAGAAGCGGGACTGCCCCCGCTTGGGGCCGTCGTTAAGGAACTCGTGACCCAGCCCATTGCCACATTTCCCGCAGGACACCTAGGAAGACCACACAACAGCCACGTGAGCACCCAGCCCATGAAGCACAGCTGCAGTGATGACCTGTGGGGCCACCAGCAGGCAGTGCTCCTCTCTGCATGCCCATTCCCAAGTGAGCTGCTGACACAGGACATTGACCTTCGTCCTGGTGCTGGTACCAGAAATGATATCCTGTTTCCTATGTTCACACTAGGACACCAGGCTCCTCCAATAGTTCAGGGGGGCAGCTCCCCTGGCTGGAGCCAGAGGCCTCAAACAGACAGGCTCTCAGCCCCTAGAGTTGGGGGCGCACACAAAGAACCCCCTGTTGCGAGCACCCACCTTTAAGGCTTCAGGCCGGTTGTGCTCCGGATGCTTGCCAACACTGTCGGCATGGATGGTCTCAGTGAACGCTGGCCATGGGGACGAGTGTGCGTACTTTGAGCGGCTAGAGAACAGCTCATAGCCACACTTGGCACACACATAGACGCCTAGGGGCAGAAGGAGGTAAAACAAGAGGCGTGGAGATCCAGCTCTTCTGGGGGCAGGCTCTCAACCCAGGAGAACAGAGCTGCCCCCATTCCAAGGGTGGGCCATAGACCCTCCCCACACCCCTACCCATGGGCTGCGCTGTTGACTCTGCAGGGGAGACACACCGCTGAGCTAGCATTGACCAGTTTAGGGTATGTGCCAACCACACTTGTCTCATGGACGCTTCCACTAGCCGAGTAAAGGCcagcatttccattttacagataaggaagctaCGGCTGGACCGTGTGCAACCAGGAAGAATCCCAGGCAGGCAGATAGGTACACAGCACCCCCACTTGCAGGCAGGTCCCGCACAGTGGCACTCTAGCACTCAGCGCCTCCCACTGGACCCCCTTTCTCAAGTGACCACTGAAACCCCGGGCTGATCACCCACCCACCAGCCTTTTCTCCAGGCAGGAGAAAAATGGTCCCTGGACAGACGGGGAGCCCAGGAAGATGGAATAGAAGGGTCAAGGAGAAaggctgatttcaactcattccCTGAAGATCACTTTGAGCGGGGGAAAGAGTTGCAAAACTAACTTGCAAAATTGTTGAAAGCTCAAAAACAGGAAACTGTTTGGAGCCCTACTCCAGGGGCCCTGAAGCACCTTTCTgttccccctgcccccagcctccCAGGATGTCTGTGAGCTACCAGGCCTTTGCCAAGAACTTCAGGTGGAAGCAAAGACGAAGCTCAGTAGCTACATGGGAGTGAAGTTTCTGGTTTGCCTGAGCAGCCTGGGGACAACCAAGGCCCCAGAGCCAGAGGGTCTCAGGGCAGGGCTTTGCCCAGGCGGCCTTGTCACAGCTGGCAACACAGCTGCCCAGCGATGCTGCCAGCCACTTGCCTCCCTGGAGAGATCCAGTCCCAGAAAGACTGACTGTCCTGGTTTTGCCTGTGCCCATATTTTTACCAGATTAGTCCATTACCAGGCAGGCCCAGCCCAGTAAGAAGCTCATCAGACGCTCCCAGAGCCTGGGGCCAGGGCTGAGGACAGACCTTTCACAGAACACCCATCCCCCAGGCTGTCTGGCCAAACTTCAAACTTAAATGGCCAAGAGGACAGGGGCTGGACCAGGAACGAAGCCAAGGTAGCCACTCCTGGTTACCCAACGAGGAGGCTCTAAGCAGGTGGGGGAGGCAGCAGCCCAGCACATTAGAATGCCAACGAGACCTTCTGTGTCTGCGGACTTTCAAACCCGCAGGTCCTGGAATGAGGAATAGGGAGGGCCATAACATCTGGGGCAGGCCCCATGGAGGGGCCCCTGCACAAGCCCTTCCACCGCGCCTGTGTACCCCGCCCTTTCCAAGTCTCGACCCTGACCCAGATCCCGACCCCACCCCATCTGCCCTTCCCCCGTAGGACGCCCTGCCGGACACAGTCCTCCCCGTGTCACCGCCTGAACTCAAGGACTGCGACCCCGCCTATAATGTCCCTTTCCCCTTCCGGGTCCCCCAGACGCCCCCTCTTCCGCGATCCTCTCACCCATGTACGCTCCTCCACGGCGGCCCCGCTAGCCCTCATTCCCGGAGCTCCGGGGTTCCATCACCCGAGGGCAGCGACGCCCGCTTCCTGCGTTGCCCCCACCCAGCTGCCCTCCCAGGAGGGGGCCGCAGGCCGTACCCGGCTCAAAGTGGTTCTGGAAAACCTCGCCCCCGAAGAAACTGCAGAAAGACATAGCGCCTCCGGGCTCGCTGCGCGCTTGCCGCATGCGACAGCCCACAGGCCACAGACCCCAGGACGGCCGGGCACCGCCCCGCCCCTCCGCCTGCCCCTTCTCCCAGGACCAATCACACTCGGGATCACGGCCCCCCTATCGAGGAGACCAATCACATCCAGGAACACCAAGGCAATTTCCCCCCGAGACCCTCTGAGGCCCCGCCCCTCCCGGAACCACACTCTTCCTGGGGCAAGGGTTTCGCCCTCCTTCTCAGTAGGTCCCGCCCCCTCCAGTGGACCTGTCCTATCCCGTCTTCCCAGTACGCCCCGCCCATCAATGACGGCCCCTCAGAAGGACGGCTGTTGGGCCATTTCCCCGAGGCCCCGCCCCCTGAGGACTGGCTCCAATCCCTCCGCTGGGCTCCGCCCGGGGGCCCTGCCTCTCCCAAACTCCAGGACGCGCCATTGAGCTATGCTGGAGCGCAGGTGTGAAATGCCGAGCGCACCTGGGGCCAGGCCCCGGATTTGGGGTGCCGGTCACGGCCCCACCCTCAGGGCCGCGTCCCTTCGTCCTGTCCTTGGCCTTGAACCCTGGGCCACGGTCCAGTGCAGCCTTTCGGGGCCCCCCATTCCTGAGACACTACGGGAAGAACAGCCCCAGGCCTTTATTATTAGACAAGAGGGGGCAGGCGGGGACGCGCCACGCGTCTTTCAGGGTCCATCCGACGCCGCCGCCTAGAAGTCTCCCGAGGTCTCCCGCTTTTCTTTCTCGCGGTGTTTCTTCTGGGGGCCCTAGGGTGGAGGGGCAGAAGGAGCGTTTGTTATAGGGGTCTGGCTGAGGATACAGCTCCTGGCGGTCATCAGGCTAACCCACGGTGGGCCCTGCGGTCCACTCCGACGGCCCCTACCATCTCTTCCAACACGAGTCAGCGGCCAGGGCTGTACTCCGAAAGCTCCCCCTCCTGTAAATGAGTGCAGGGGGCGTCCTGCCGCACTCATCTGCTCCAGCTTCCTTCCTACCCTGGGATAGGGGAATGTATCGACAAGAGCAGGCAGTCCAGGGACCGGGTTGACTCACCATGAAGGCCCTTTTCTCTTGGGCAGTCTGGAAGCGGCCGTGGCCGAACTTGGAGGTGGTATCAACGAACTTGAGCTGGATGTTCTCCAGGGCCCGACGGCTGTGGTGTACCAGGAGGGACTGGGGACCCGCAGGACAGGGGAGCATTGAGGCCAGCGCCCCCCCACCTGTTGCCCCCTGTCCACATCTTTGCTTCCACAGTTCCCGCTTCCCAGAATTTTCACCCCAGCTCCTGCCAGAACCCCCCTCTTtctgcccccgccccccagctGTGAGTCCCTCCTCCTGCTGGCCTCCCCGCCCCACTCTGGCACTCAATCCCCAGCCCACCTTCCTCAGTGTGATGACCCTCTTCTTGGTGCCTGAGATGCAGCCCTTGAGCATGATAAAGTCATTGTTGACCTCCCCGTAGTGGGGGAAGCCACCCTGCGGGGGAGGCTGAGTCAGGGGCCAGGCCTGGGAAAGGGGCTGCCGATTTAGAGGTTGCTGGGAGAACAGCCCAGATGGAAGAAGCCCTGTGCCCAGCATCCAGGGGTGGAGGTGACACCTCCAAGGGCTTGTTTGGTCACCGCTTCTCCATGTCAGAAAGGTGGAGGGGCATGGGGAGCTGCAGGGGTCCCATCCACCCAGGTGGCTGCTCAGTGGTGCCTGCTGCAGAATACTTGGGACAGTGGAGAAGTCCACCAGGCCCCACCTCCTGAGCCCTTGAGGCCGGGTAGCACCCAGCCAGGCACAGGGCCTCCGGGCTGGCCCCCGCCCACACCAGGCCTTTTCGGCCAGCCTGGATGCCCCTCACCAGTGGTGTGATGGACTTGTCAGTCACGTCATAGCTGGTGGATGCATTGTTCCTGACCAGCTTCCCCTCTTCCATGTGTGGCCCCCGGCCAATGCAGTAGATCTGCCAGGAGAAGAGACACATTGGGGCAGGAGGGGGCCTGTGGGGCCAGCGGCATGTCCACATCCATCAGCCACTTGTGCTCTGGCTCAGGCACTGGTAGGAGCATCTCAGAGCCTTTGCAGGGGCAGGCAGTGTCTGGGTCATGTGCCCCACCTGCTGGGAGCTGGGAGTATGGCGCAGGCTGCGGACGCACCTTCTTGTTGAGCTCTGTGCGATGGTGGTAGCCCTTCTGGCCAGCCCGGGCAATGGAACAGCCTACGCGAGCAGGGTGCCAGGCACCGATGCAGGCCACCTTGCGCAGCCCTTTGTGGGTCTTCCGCGGCAGCTTCTTGGTATGCCAACGGCTTGTGACCCCTGTAGTGGGAAGGACTGAGTGGCCAGCCTGGCCCTGACCCCCCAggcagccttccctggagctgccgCTGCCCTTCCCTAGAGCTACCTTTGATGCCACGGCCCTTGGTAACAGCGATGACATCGATGATCTCACTCTGGCTGAACACACTGTGCACCGGCACCTGCTT
The sequence above is drawn from the Elephas maximus indicus isolate mEleMax1 chromosome 12, mEleMax1 primary haplotype, whole genome shotgun sequence genome and encodes:
- the MSRB1 gene encoding methionine-R-sulfoxide reductase B1, translating into MRQARSEPGGAMSFCSFFGGEVFQNHFEPGVYVCAKCGYELFSSRSKYAHSSPWPAFTETIHADSVGKHPEHNRPEALKVSCGKCGNGLGHEFLNDGPKRGQSRFUIFSSSLKFIPKGKEASASQGK